The genomic window CACCGGCGCGCCCTTCGTAGCGGGCGAAGTTCTGGTTCACGTTGGCGACAAGCAGCACCTTCAGGCCGGCTGCTCGCGCGATCGTGATCGCCTCGCGGGTCACCGGGCAGGCGTCGGCATCGACGATGAGCGTGCTCACAGCGCGCCCTCCTCGGCGGATGGCCACAGTGCGCAGACCCACTCGTTACACAGCGGCGCGCGGTACTCGCGCGGAAGCAGGCAGCCGGTGTCGGGATGGCAGAACGCGCACTTGCGAGTGTCGACCCACAGCGGAAGTAACGCGCGATAGGAGTCGCCCTCGGGCGTGGGCAGATGGCTCAGGCGCGGGTCGTGCAGCGGCGTGACGCCCGCCTCCCCCGCTTCGTAGCCGGCGTCGGTCACGCGCAGCGCACCGCTGTCGGTCAGGCGCTGCTCCCACAGAGCGATGTACTCGGTCAGCCAACCGTCGCCGGCGTAGGTGCCGTCGTCGTCGTTAGCGAGGAAAAGGGCACAGCACAAACCACCGCACTCGTGGCACAGGGCGTAGTCCTCAGGTGAGGTCACAACATCCGTGGCGTCATCGGCAGAATCCGGCATGTGCACCCCCCTGGTCATCTCCACAGTATCTCCGCTTGTGACTCCAAGCGTACGTCCCCATACTCTCATGTGAACACGACCCATGGAGAACAGCTTGCCGATCGTCTCGCCACCTATCGCGCTCACTCCGCTCGCCATTGTGCTGGTGGCGTTCTTGGTGCTTGCCGGGATGTTCGCTCCCGCGCTGTGCGTGGAGAGCTCGTGCGCTGAGTGCGTCGCTTTGTGCTGCAGCGCATCGCACGTCCCCGCCGGCGAGCGGGTGCAGCGCGCGCGAAGCGCACTTCGCCCGCTGACTGTGCGCATCGCCAACGCGGTCGCGCCTTCCGGGCGGTCGGCGACGGTCCCGGCACTCGCCCACGAGCTCATCGGTATCCCGCTCTCGTCGTCCACGGCACTTCGGGTCTGAGTCGAACTGACATCTCGCTCGTCGTCGGTCTCGCTCAGGTCAGGAGTTCTCAATGCGCATACTGCTTCGCAACTTCATGCTCGCCGCCGTCGTCGCGGCGTCACTCGCAGCAAGCACCGCCGTGGCTGCCCCCGCAAAATGGGAGAGCGTGCATGTCACGCTGCACACCGAAGACGGCAAGGGGATGCTTCTCATCGCGGGCGAACTGCCCGCATCGACCAAGCTCCCGGCCGAGGCCTCGCTCAGCGTGCCGCCCGGCTCCAAGATCGAGTGGTTCGGCGAGATTCTCGGCGGCCCGCCGGCAAACGACCCTGAGGTCAAGTACACGCGTACCGCCGGCAAGGGCGCGGACGACTACAGCTTCGTACTGCGACAGGCTCGCACCGCTCAGGCTGAGATCCCCAGCACATCGGGCCTCTTGTTCGACGGCACGAACTACCGGCCGTCGATCTCCTGGACCGCAGGCAGCGACGTCCCGAACGTGCAGCTCACAGTGCGCATCCCTGACGGCGCCACGATCACGGAACCTGCCGAGGGCGCGAGCACGCAGCCTGGCGAGGAAGGTTTCAGCTTCTACACGAAGTCATTCCGCGATGTGAAGGCCGGGGACAAGCTCGAACTCGCACTCGCATACGCGCCCCCGGCCGCCGGCACGACCACGGCCGCGACTCAGCCCGCAGGGGACTCGAGCGGCATGATCGTGGTCGGCATCATCGTGCTCGTCATCGGTGGGGCGGCCCTGCTCGCGTTTCGCAAGAAGACGGCGCCACTCGACGAGATCGTGGCCGATGAAGGCGACGAGACCGGCGCCCCCGAGCAGACCGAGAGTACGACCGTCGAGTCTGCCTCTGATGAGGATGCCGCGCTACCGGCGACCCCCAGCGGCGCAGCGAGCCGCAAGCGCCTGTTCGTGGTGGTGGCGGTCGTCGGCGCGCTGGTGGCGCTGACCGTCGTGGTCACGGGACAGGGCGCCAAGCCCAAGGCCATCGGCGGCGTGGTCACCGAGACGTTCGCGCAAGGTGAGCCGTGCGTCACCTCGACGCTGGCGCTTTCGCTGCCGGCTGACACCGATCCCGCATCGGCTGCCGAGTCGCTCCTGGCCCCGCTGCGTACCGCGACCGGGCTGAAGTCCGCGACGTTCGATGCGTCCAAGGGCACGCTGCAGGTCGGATACTGCGAGTCGGAGACGACCGAGGACGCACTGCGCACGCTGCTTGCGCCGACCGGATTGCTCGCGGCAGGCGGAGGCGCGCCTGCGGCTCAACCCCAATAGCCGCCGACTACAGCGCCAGACGACCGGCGGAGTGCAGATGCTCGCAGGCCGCGATGACATCGGAGTCGTAACGCTCCGGGTGACCGGAGACCTCGTCCATAGCCGCATCGAGACCCAGCGCCGGACGGTATGGGCGGTGAGCCGACATCGCGTCAAGCACGTCGGCGACCATGAGAATCCTGGCGGCCACGAGTATGTCGTCGCCTGCCAACCCGTTCGGGTAGCCGGTGCCGTCCATGCGCTCGTGGTGCTGTAGCACGATGTCTGCGATCGGCCAGTCGAAGTCGATGTCTTTGAGGATGTCGTAGCCTGCCTGCGAATGCACCCGGATCAAGTCGAACTCGACATCCGACAACTTGCCCGGCTTCGTGAGGATCTCGGTTGGCACCGCGAGTTTGCCGACGTCGTGCACGAGCGCAGCAACCTCGATGCCCTCGACGTCGCCGGAGGACATGCCCATCTCCTGAGCGATCACGCTGCTGAGGCGAGCGACGCCCTGCTCGTGGCCCTGCGTGTACGGGTCTCGCGCTTCAACGACCTTGCCCATGGTCGCCGTGATGTTGCGCAGCACCCGCTCCAAGCGCTCGTTTGTCTCGACCAGCAAGCTCTCTGACCGCTTGCGTGCCGTGATGTCATGCAGGAACGCCGAGAGCCGGCCGCCATCGGCTGGGTCGTAATGCACGCCCACCTCGACGTCGATGATCGTGCCGTCCCGGCGACGCTGCCGGGTCTCGAACCGGTCGGCCCCACTGAGCATGATCTCCTTGATATGCGCGACGGTCTGGCCAGAGGATTCGACCGCCTCAAGGTCGGAGATCCTCATACCGAGCAATTCGGCCTCGGAGTACCCGGTCATCTTGCAGGCCGCATCGTTGACGTCAGTCAGGCGTCCCTCCATGTCGACCTGCATGAACCCGTCCAGCGCAGTGTGAAGGATCGTTCGATAGCGCTCCTCGCTACTCCTCAACGCGCGCTCCGTACGCTTTCGGAGGAACGCCTCGCCCAGATGCATGCCTACGTCCTCAAAGCATTCGACCATCTCGATGGTGAACGCGTTGTGCCGTCTGTCGGCGAGATGGAGCAGGCCGACCAACTCGCCCTGGCTCCATATGGGAATCAGTGCAATCGACATGAACCCCTCGTGGATGCACACGTTGCGTGGATTGTGACGCGGGTCCTCCTCGGCGGTAAGGTCGAGGAAGGGCAGCGAGTCGTTGGTCCAGATGCTGCCGCCCGGAGTCGCGAAGGGGCTCCCGGGCTCCAGCTTGCCCGAGAGCATGAGGCCGCAGGTGCACTCCATGATCGCCGAGCCGTCGTCCTCGCGGCACACGACACCGTCCGCATCCCTCTCTAGGACGCTGCCCTCGGTCGAGATGAACCCAGGGGTGAAGCCATCCACGCCGTAGTACGGGAAGTCCTCGCCATGGCGCATGCGGATTCCAACGGCATGCACGCCGCTCTCGTTCTTGATGAGCGCCAGGACTCGACGAATCGACTCAGCCTCGTCCTCGGACGCGTTGATCTCGCTGAGGATCGCGCGGCCCATCTCACGGAAGCGCGAACGGATGTCGGACGGATCCTCCGCATGCGCTACGGATGCGTCGATGCGCTGATCTTCCATGGTGCCTCCCCACACCGAGTGGCCACCGCGAGCGTGACCTTGTGTCCTCCCCCCAGAGGACATTCGTGCTCTGTGTGTGTACCCATTATCAAGCGTGAATCATCGGGGGAGACGGTACGGACGCCTGCGCGGGCACTCGTACGAGCCCGAGTACCTGCGAATCGACCGGCGAAGGCGGGGCTCAGGTCGCTGCACAAACGGGAAGAAAGACACTAGGGAGACCGAGGCGTCTCCCCATCAAAGAATACGAGGTGGACTCATGACGGACTCATCGGGCGCGACCAAGAATCGCACGCCCCTACCCGTCTCACTCTGGATTGGCCTGGCCGCAGCCGCAGTTGTCATCATCGGACTGGTGCTCTGGAGTCAGTCGGGCGGTGGGAAGGTCGAAGTACCGGACGTCGTTGGCAGCGATCAGACGGCCGCCACGCAATCCCTGCAGTCGGTCGGGCTGGCGCTGGGCGCCGTCTCCCTGGAAGCCACTGACGCGGCAGCGGGCACCGTGCTCGCTCAAGACCCCGCGGGCGGCGTGAAGGCCGAGAAGGGCGCATCGGTCGCACTCACGATCTCGGAAGGTCCCGCACGCGTTGAGGTGCCCGAACTCATTGGACTGACGCAGTCGGAGGCGGAGAAGGCGCTGTCGGATGCAGGGCTTGAGAGCACCAACACCGTCGAGTACGACACGCTCGTCGAGAGCGGTTCGGTCATCGACCAGCTGCCCGCTGCCGGTGAGAAGGTGTCGCCCGGCTCGACCGTGGGACTGCTGCTCTCGATCGGCAAACGGCCTTCGACCACGATCAAGGTGCCGAATGTGACCCGGAAGACGCAGCGCCAGGCCCAGACCACGTTGCGCGAGGCCGGGCTGGCGGCCTACATCGTGATGGCGAATGACTCGAGGGTGCCCTCGGGCCTCGTGGCGCATCAGGCGCCCGCGGCCAACGAGAAGGTCGAGCCCAGCACGATGGTGCTGATCACGATCTCGACGGGGCCTGCGCCGGCTGCCGCCGTGGCTGTGCCGGATGTCGTCGGCTCCCAGCAGGCAGCCGCGCTCACGAAGCTCGAGGCCCAGGGACTGAAGGCTCGGGCGATCGAGATGTACAGCGCCAAGCCCAAGGGGCAGGTCGTCGAGCAGGAGCCCGTCGCCGGAGTGAAGGTCGCCTCGGGCAGCACGGTCGGACTGCTGGTCTCGGCAGGGCCCGCGCCCGACAAGCCGCCAGCGAATCCCCCGACGTACCCCGACCCGCCGCCCGGTGAGGACGATCCGCCCCTCTACCCCGATCTTGACACGGTCGAGGTGCCGAAGGCGGTCGGTCGGGCAGCCGAGGACGCAATCGGCATCCTTCTGGACGCTGGCCTGCAGCCCATCGCCATTCCCACGCCCAACGACACCTACGAGGAAGGCGTCGTGTTCGAGCAGGTACCCGATGCGGGCGAGGTCGTCTACAAGGGCTACAGCGTGATGCTCTTGGTGTCGTCCGGCCCTGCGGAGTCGGAACCAGCCGAGCCTGACGCAACGCCGTAGGTGGCGGCCTGTATCACCGGCTGAGAGTCGGTCCCTGAGGCGAGTCTCAGAGCGCCGGCCCGAACGGGATGCCGAGCAGGTACCAGATCGCGAAGAACGCCGTCCACGTGACCGTGAGTGCGAGGAAGTATGGCAGCATCAGCGCGATGATCGTGCCGATGCCGGACCGCTTGTCGTATCGGGCAGCGAACACAACGATGAGCGGGAAGTACGCCATGATCGGCGTGACGATATTGACCGGTGAATCGGAGACTCGGTAGGCGGCGAGCACGACCGCTGGCGCCACGCCAAGGCGCAGGAAGAGCGGCACGAAGATCGGTGCCAGCAGCGCCCACTTTGCGATCGCCTGCGGCATGATGATGCCCACCACAAGCGTGATCAGCATCGCCCCGAGCAGCAGCCAGATCGAGCTGACGCTCATCCGCTCGATCGTGTCGCCCAGTCGCACCGCAGCGATCTGGGCCATGTTCGAGTAGTTGAAGTAGGCGATGAACTGCGCGATGAGCAGGAAGAGGAAGAGCAACCCTGCCAGACCCGACCAGGACTTCGTGATCGCGCCGATGATCTCGTCGCTACTCTTGATGGTTCCCGCGCCTCGACCATAGCCGAGGCCGGCTGCCAGGAAGACGAGCGCGATGATGACGATGAGGCTGTCCATGAAGGGCGAGGTGCCGATGACCGCCCCCGTCAGGGGATCGCGCAGCGGCGAGCCTGAAGGAAGGGTGAGCAGCGCGATGATCGCGGTGATGATGACCAGCCCGTAGCCCGCCCAGCGAAGCCCCTTGGCGTCCTGCTCGGGAGTGATGCCCGCGAACGCGTCGGACTCCTCGGCCTTCTCGTCGCCGCTCGGCGCCACTGCAGGGTCGTACGCTCCGAGCCGCGGCTCAACGATGCGCGACGTGACGAGCGCAAGCACGATGGTCAGCAGGATGGTCGAAGCGATGCCGAAGTAGAGGTTAGCGGTGATGGCAACCGACTGCGCCGGATCGACGAGGTGGATCGCCTCGTTGGTGATCTCGGTGAGGATGGCGTCGGTCGGGGTCACGAGCAGGTTCACGCCGAAGCCCCCCGCGACGCCGGCGAACGCCGCCGCCATGCCCGCGAGCGGATGACGCTTGACGCTCATGAACGCCGCGGCCCCGAGCGGAATCAGCACCAGGTACCCTGCGTCAGACGCGATGCTCGAGATGACGCCGAGGAACACGATGATGTAGGTCAGCGAACCCACCGAGGAGACCGCGACCAGCTTTCGGATGAGCGAGGCGATCAGCCCCGAGAGTTCGGCGATGCCGACTCCGATCATGACGATGAGGATGATGCCCATCGCCGTGAAGCCCATGAAGTTGCGCACGAACGACGTGAAGAGGAAGCGGATTCCCTCGACGGTGAGCAGACCACGCGCCTTGACCGTCTCGGTGACGACCTTGTAGTCGCCCGCGTCGGCCTGCTCGGCAGGAAGTGCCTCGCCGGGCAGACTCGAACCGCCAACGTCGATCTGCTCGACGGGGACGGCCGGCGGCTTGATGACCTCGTAGGTCGCGCTCGCGCCCGTCCAGTAGAGCACCTGCGACAACACGATGATGCCGACACACATCCCGAGGAACAGTAGCGCCGGATGCGGCACCTTGTTGCCTACGCGCTCGATGATGTCGAGCACGCTCGCCATGATGCCGGCCTTCTTCGGCGCACCGGTCGCCGCTGCAGTCTCCGTGCTCACGAAGCACTCCCATCAGACGCCGGGGCCATCCTGCCGAGGAAGTCGGCGATCGCGACCGTGGTCTTCTCGAACTCATCGAGCATGACGCGCTCGTTGGGGCCGTGGATGTTGGCGAACCCGTCGGTCGCGCCGCCAAGCACGATGACGGCTTCCGGTGCGGCCTGCGCCAGCGCGCTCACGAGCGGGATCGAGCCGCCGGCCCCGGCCGCTACGGTCGGAGTGCCCCACGCGGCCGTCCAGGCGCTCTCGGCGGCGGCATAAGCAGCACTCGTGGTGTCAGCCGCAAAGCCGTTGCCTGTGGGCCCGGGCGTCACGGTGAGCGTGATGCCGAACGGGTTGACCTGCGAAAGATGGCGAATCACGGCGGCTTGCGCCTCGCCCGCGTCCTGTTTGGGATGGACGCGTACGTTGATGATCGCGCGGGCGTACGGCTGGACGGCATTGAGCGCACCGTCGACGGGAGGCGTGTCCATGCCGATGACGGTGATTGACGGGCCTGTCCACACTCGGCTGCCGAGCGTGCGCGTGCCGATGAGCGGCTGCCCGTCGACGACTTCGGCGAGCTCGGCGAACTCGGCCTCGTCGGGGCCGCCGGCGGTCCACTCGTCGCGGAGCAAGCCTTCGACCGCGACGTCGCCGCTGTCGTCGTGCAGCGTTGAGAGCGCGCGGACGACCGCGAGCAGCGCATCCGGCGCCGCGCCGCCGTACGAGCCGCTGTGCTTCGCCGAGGCGATCGTGCGCGCTTCGATGATCACGTTGCACATACCGCGCAGCGAGGTGGTCAGCGTGGGCAGGCCCGGACGCAGGCTGCCCATGTCGGCGATGACCATCGCGTCGGCCGCGAACAGCGCGGGGTTTGTCGGCGGGTAGGTTGTGAGAGCGCCGCCGCCGACCTCCTCCTGGCCTTCGATGACGACCCGAACGCCAACGGGCGGTCGTCCGTCCCACGCGCGCAACGCACCGATAATCGCCATGATGTTGGACTTGGTGTCGCCGGCACCACGTCCGAACAGCGCACCATCGCGCACTTCGGGCTCGAATGCGGGGGTGTCCCACAGCGACTCGTCGCCAGCAGGCACCACGTCGTAGTGGCTGTAAAGCAGCACCGTGGGCGCACCGGCCGGTGCCTCGATCTCGCCGAGGATGATCGGCGCCGTGTCCGGCAGGTCGAGGCTGGTTACCGTGCAGCCAGCCTCCGTGAGTGCCGCGGTGATCCAGTCGCGGGCCTGCAAGAGCGGTGCATGCGTGTGAGCCGGATAGCCGACCTCGGATACCGAGGGGATTCGGATGAGATCTGCGAGTTCGGTGGTGAGTTGCGGCATGGCGGCGTTGACTCGGCCCTCGAGCTTCGAAGCCGCACCGGACGGATGATCGTCAAGCATGGGTGCCCCCAAGGTGTCCCGACTCCGTTAGTACTCCCGAAGATGATACCCCGCTTCTGTGCTCACAATGTTTCCGTTCACCCCATACTCCGTGGTCGACGGCGGGCGACTTCTCTCATAGGCTGAAGCAGGATCGCGCGCCTCGAGGACCATGGTGGATGCGCTCGGGTACACCCGCATCGCGCAAGAGGAGATCAGGGCATGACAAGACTCAGTGACAAGCTTCGAAGCGCAGGCAATCAGTTCGCCGCGGCCGGACCCGGCATCATGCCGGGATGGGTGATCAACGTCGCCATCGGCAGTCTGGCGTTCATCAGCGTGGTTGGCGTGCTCGTGATACTCGCCGCATTCCTCGGTGCGAGTTCAAGCATCTCGATTCCGCTGATCCTCGCGATGGTGATCGGGATGATCGCCTACCCGCTTGTCGAGAAGATGGTCGCGCGCGGCATACCAGCGCAGGGTGCTGCTGTCGCGGTTCTCGTTTTGCTCCTGGCCATCGTGGTCGCCACGCTCTGGGTCACATTTGCGGGAGTTCTATCGCAGTGGCCGAGCATCCAAGCTCAGATCCAAAGCGGGATCGCCGAGGGCGGCGCAGGGCTCGGCGCCTTGCGAATCGACCCGAATGTCGTGCAGGACATCATCGTCTCAGCCCGTCAGACCGCGAGTGGCGCAGACGCTCCACCGCTTGGTGGACTCGCGTCGATTCTCAGCAGGACGCTCGCCAGCGGCCTGTCCGGCGTGTTCGCGCTGTTCTTCGGCATCTTCATCGGCGCGATGCTGCTGTACTACGTGCTCGCAGACTTCCCCAACATCATCAGCTGGATGGGGAGCCATCTGGGCGGACTGCCCGAGGAGCTCGGCACCGAGATCGTGGGAGACGCCGTGCGGGCGATGCGTGGCTACTTCAGTGCGATGACGGTTTCCGGCGTCGTGGTGGCAACCGTGATTGGCGCCGTCATGCTGGTCATGGGCCTTCCGCTCGCCATTCCGGTCGCGCTTGTGACCTTCCTGACGAACTACATCCCGTTCTTTGGGGCAATCCTGTCGGGCGCGTTCGCGTTCTTCATCGCGCTGGGCGCGGGCGGCTTCTCGAAGGCCGTGACGATCCTCGTCGTCATTCTCGTGACCCAGAACCTGTTGCAGTCGATCATCAACGCCCGGCTCATGGGTGACTCGCTCAATCTCAGCCCCATCGTCGTGCTCGTGGCAACCATGATGGGCGGGATCTTCGGCGGTCTCTTGGGCGCAGCGCTGGGTGCACCGGTGGCTGCGCTGCTGGTGTCGGCGGGCGGGCGGCTCGCGGCCGTCGACTTTGATCAGCTGCCGGAGGAGTAGCGGCCCGACTGCTCTCGCAGCGGGAGTAACGGGGCTCGATCCCGGAGAGCCACCCCGATCCCACTCGGCGACCCTTTGCGCTACAGTCGGTCCGGCGCTACTCGGGTAGCGGCATCGGGGGATGCCTTCTTAGTACCAAGGGGGATTCGTATGAAGCGAACGCTGATCGTCGTCATGCTCATGCTTGTGATGCTTGCACTCACTGGATGCGGCACGGCGATTCCTGACACCAAAGGCATGACCCTCGCCCAGTCACAGGCTGCGCTCAAGACCGCAGGCTTCATCTTGGGCAAGGTCACCTACGACGAGAGTGCGCAAGGCTCCCCGGGGGCCGTGATTGCGCAAGAACCCGCAGGCGGCAAGACCGCCAAGCCGGGATCGACGGTCGTGCTGACGGTTGCAGGTCCGGCCCCCGTGCCGACACCTGATCTCGCCGGACTCAATAAGTTGAAGGCCGAGGCGGCGCTTGTAGCCGCAGGCCTTGTCCTGGGCGACGTGACCGAGTC from Coriobacteriia bacterium includes these protein-coding regions:
- a CDS encoding AbgT family transporter, whose product is MASVLDIIERVGNKVPHPALLFLGMCVGIIVLSQVLYWTGASATYEVIKPPAVPVEQIDVGGSSLPGEALPAEQADAGDYKVVTETVKARGLLTVEGIRFLFTSFVRNFMGFTAMGIILIVMIGVGIAELSGLIASLIRKLVAVSSVGSLTYIIVFLGVISSIASDAGYLVLIPLGAAAFMSVKRHPLAGMAAAFAGVAGGFGVNLLVTPTDAILTEITNEAIHLVDPAQSVAITANLYFGIASTILLTIVLALVTSRIVEPRLGAYDPAVAPSGDEKAEESDAFAGITPEQDAKGLRWAGYGLVIITAIIALLTLPSGSPLRDPLTGAVIGTSPFMDSLIVIIALVFLAAGLGYGRGAGTIKSSDEIIGAITKSWSGLAGLLFLFLLIAQFIAYFNYSNMAQIAAVRLGDTIERMSVSSIWLLLGAMLITLVVGIIMPQAIAKWALLAPIFVPLFLRLGVAPAVVLAAYRVSDSPVNIVTPIMAYFPLIVVFAARYDKRSGIGTIIALMLPYFLALTVTWTAFFAIWYLLGIPFGPAL
- a CDS encoding PASTA domain-containing protein, encoding MTDSSGATKNRTPLPVSLWIGLAAAAVVIIGLVLWSQSGGGKVEVPDVVGSDQTAATQSLQSVGLALGAVSLEATDAAAGTVLAQDPAGGVKAEKGASVALTISEGPARVEVPELIGLTQSEAEKALSDAGLESTNTVEYDTLVESGSVIDQLPAAGEKVSPGSTVGLLLSIGKRPSTTIKVPNVTRKTQRQAQTTLREAGLAAYIVMANDSRVPSGLVAHQAPAANEKVEPSTMVLITISTGPAPAAAVAVPDVVGSQQAAALTKLEAQGLKARAIEMYSAKPKGQVVEQEPVAGVKVASGSTVGLLVSAGPAPDKPPANPPTYPDPPPGEDDPPLYPDLDTVEVPKAVGRAAEDAIGILLDAGLQPIAIPTPNDTYEEGVVFEQVPDAGEVVYKGYSVMLLVSSGPAESEPAEPDATP
- a CDS encoding M20/M25/M40 family metallo-hydrolase, with amino-acid sequence MLDDHPSGAASKLEGRVNAAMPQLTTELADLIRIPSVSEVGYPAHTHAPLLQARDWITAALTEAGCTVTSLDLPDTAPIILGEIEAPAGAPTVLLYSHYDVVPAGDESLWDTPAFEPEVRDGALFGRGAGDTKSNIMAIIGALRAWDGRPPVGVRVVIEGQEEVGGGALTTYPPTNPALFAADAMVIADMGSLRPGLPTLTTSLRGMCNVIIEARTIASAKHSGSYGGAAPDALLAVVRALSTLHDDSGDVAVEGLLRDEWTAGGPDEAEFAELAEVVDGQPLIGTRTLGSRVWTGPSITVIGMDTPPVDGALNAVQPYARAIINVRVHPKQDAGEAQAAVIRHLSQVNPFGITLTVTPGPTGNGFAADTTSAAYAAAESAWTAAWGTPTVAAGAGGSIPLVSALAQAAPEAVIVLGGATDGFANIHGPNERVMLDEFEKTTVAIADFLGRMAPASDGSAS
- a CDS encoding PAS domain S-box protein, with protein sequence MEDQRIDASVAHAEDPSDIRSRFREMGRAILSEINASEDEAESIRRVLALIKNESGVHAVGIRMRHGEDFPYYGVDGFTPGFISTEGSVLERDADGVVCREDDGSAIMECTCGLMLSGKLEPGSPFATPGGSIWTNDSLPFLDLTAEEDPRHNPRNVCIHEGFMSIALIPIWSQGELVGLLHLADRRHNAFTIEMVECFEDVGMHLGEAFLRKRTERALRSSEERYRTILHTALDGFMQVDMEGRLTDVNDAACKMTGYSEAELLGMRISDLEAVESSGQTVAHIKEIMLSGADRFETRQRRRDGTIIDVEVGVHYDPADGGRLSAFLHDITARKRSESLLVETNERLERVLRNITATMGKVVEARDPYTQGHEQGVARLSSVIAQEMGMSSGDVEGIEVAALVHDVGKLAVPTEILTKPGKLSDVEFDLIRVHSQAGYDILKDIDFDWPIADIVLQHHERMDGTGYPNGLAGDDILVAARILMVADVLDAMSAHRPYRPALGLDAAMDEVSGHPERYDSDVIAACEHLHSAGRLAL
- a CDS encoding AI-2E family transporter; the encoded protein is MTRLSDKLRSAGNQFAAAGPGIMPGWVINVAIGSLAFISVVGVLVILAAFLGASSSISIPLILAMVIGMIAYPLVEKMVARGIPAQGAAVAVLVLLLAIVVATLWVTFAGVLSQWPSIQAQIQSGIAEGGAGLGALRIDPNVVQDIIVSARQTASGADAPPLGGLASILSRTLASGLSGVFALFFGIFIGAMLLYYVLADFPNIISWMGSHLGGLPEELGTEIVGDAVRAMRGYFSAMTVSGVVVATVIGAVMLVMGLPLAIPVALVTFLTNYIPFFGAILSGAFAFFIALGAGGFSKAVTILVVILVTQNLLQSIINARLMGDSLNLSPIVVLVATMMGGIFGGLLGAALGAPVAALLVSAGGRLAAVDFDQLPEE